The Chryseobacterium indologenes genomic sequence TCTGGGACTTGATTCCTGTAAAAAAGAGTCCGGAGATCAATGGAAAGTGGAAATAAAAGAACCTGTCGAAAAAATTAAAATCACGGATATTTCTAAAGAATTTTACAATCCGGGGATTCCGTTAGAACAATTTAAATCTAAGTTTCCATGGTTTCAGGGCACCGTTTCTGATGAAGATTTCGGAAAAAGAAGAACGGATGATGAAGAAATAAAAATCTATAAGGAAGCCATCGGAAAAATAGATCAGGCTAAATTACAAACAGAGCTTCAGGAGCTGTTTTCACATGTTAAATATTATTTTCCTCAGTTTAAGAGTCCGAAAGTTTATCTTTTTTCGTCTGCTTTACAGATGGTACAGGACCCGATCATTTATGACCGGAAAGGAAACTTCTTGTTTATAGACATTACAGGTTTCATGGGAGATGGTAATCCTCATTACAAAGGACTGGAGCTTTATTTTCAGAAATCTATGAATCCTCAGAATATTGTTCCGAAAGTGTCGCAGCTTTTTGCGGAAAACATCGTTACAGAATCTCCAGATCACCAGAAATTTATTGATCAGATCATTCTCAACGGTAAGGTGATGGTTTTACAGGATGCTTTCCTTCCTGACTTTCCGGATTATCTTAAAATAAATTATACCCAAAAGCAATATGATTGGGCTAAAGCCAATGAGGCCAACATCTGGAACTATTTCGTAGAAAGCAATTTGATTTTCGGAGATGACCCAAGATTGGGTGAGCGTTTTATTTCTCCGGGACCTTTTTCAAAGTTTTATACAGAAATTGATAATGAATCTTCCCCACAAATAGGGATTTTCACAGGATGGCAAATCTGCAAAGCCTACTTGAAAGAAAAACCTGAGACGAAATTAACTGATTTTCTGAAAATGGATGCGACCAGCATCTTTAACCAATCCGGATATAAACCTGTAACAAAGTAGAGAACATCACATACCTATAAAAGACCTTTTGTATTGCAAAGGGTCTTTTTTATTTTCAACACAAATCAACATGCACATGGAAAATTTAATTAGTATTCGGAATTTAAATTACGGATTTACGAGGGACAAGCTCATCCTGAAAAATATAGATCTTTCGGTTCCCAAAGGAAGTATTTTTGGTTTTCTGGGAGCTAACGGAGCGGGAAAATCCACAACTATGAAAATGCTGATCGGCAGTATTCCCGACGACCAAAATTCTATTCAGATTTTTGAAAAAGATTTATCAGATCTGTACCCGGAAGGCTTTCAGAAAATCGGTAGCCTGATTGATACAGCAGCATTCTACGACCATCTTTCCGGCTGGGATAACCTTGTCATTATTTCCAGACTTCGAAATTTACCCGGGTCTGAATGTGAAAGAGTTCTACATCTTGTGGGGCTTTGGGAAAGCAGAAAAATGAAAATGAAAAAGTATTCCCTGGGAATGAAGCAAAGGCTCTCTATTGCCATGACTCTCCTTGGGAAACCTGATCTGCTTATTCTTGATGAACCTGTAAACGGGCTGGATCCTAACGGAATGCTGGAGATGAGGGAATTACTCATCAAACTTAACAAAGAAGAAGGAGTTACTATTTTTATATCAAGCCATCTGCTTCAGGAAATTGAAAAAATGATCACTCATCTTGCTATTATTTCTCATGGTGAGATTCGCTTTACAGGAAGTATACAAGATCTTAACGAACTCTACAGATACAACCATATCCGAATTGGAATCATAAATGCAACTCGGTTTATTGATGAAGTTCCTGAGAATTATTCTCCTAAAATTATCAATGACCACACCATAGAAATCACTGCAGAGTCTAAAGAAAATATTGCAGCTCTTATCAAAAAGCTGGTTTTGGCTCAAGCCGAAATCTTTGAGGTAAAAAATAATGCGGGTCTTGAGGACTGGTTTATGGAAATAACAAAAAACTAAACACAGATGAAAAAATTATTAACCGCCATCGGTACAGAATGGCTAAAAACAAAAGGGTTGGGATTGACCTATATTGCCATTGTCCTTGGAACTCTAATCCCTTTTCTGAGCTTCGTTCCTGGGTTTTTCAAAAAAAGTCTCGTTATAGAAGGGACACTTAAGTATTCAATATTTGAAGATGCTATCGGTGGAGATGCCATCAAGTATTTTACATTTTTTATTGTACTGTTATTTGTCATTATTACAGCCAACAGAATAGCACAAACGGATCATAAAAATAACGGTTGGCAGCTGATGGAAACACAACCT encodes the following:
- a CDS encoding gliding motility protein GldB, with the protein product MKIFRYIALSSVLILGLDSCKKESGDQWKVEIKEPVEKIKITDISKEFYNPGIPLEQFKSKFPWFQGTVSDEDFGKRRTDDEEIKIYKEAIGKIDQAKLQTELQELFSHVKYYFPQFKSPKVYLFSSALQMVQDPIIYDRKGNFLFIDITGFMGDGNPHYKGLELYFQKSMNPQNIVPKVSQLFAENIVTESPDHQKFIDQIILNGKVMVLQDAFLPDFPDYLKINYTQKQYDWAKANEANIWNYFVESNLIFGDDPRLGERFISPGPFSKFYTEIDNESSPQIGIFTGWQICKAYLKEKPETKLTDFLKMDATSIFNQSGYKPVTK
- a CDS encoding ABC transporter ATP-binding protein, whose translation is MENLISIRNLNYGFTRDKLILKNIDLSVPKGSIFGFLGANGAGKSTTMKMLIGSIPDDQNSIQIFEKDLSDLYPEGFQKIGSLIDTAAFYDHLSGWDNLVIISRLRNLPGSECERVLHLVGLWESRKMKMKKYSLGMKQRLSIAMTLLGKPDLLILDEPVNGLDPNGMLEMRELLIKLNKEEGVTIFISSHLLQEIEKMITHLAIISHGEIRFTGSIQDLNELYRYNHIRIGIINATRFIDEVPENYSPKIINDHTIEITAESKENIAALIKKLVLAQAEIFEVKNNAGLEDWFMEITKN